Part of the Triticum aestivum cultivar Chinese Spring chromosome 4D, IWGSC CS RefSeq v2.1, whole genome shotgun sequence genome is shown below.
gacggcccagctgctagccaggccggcccCAAACCGGCCAGCCCACCCCAACTCCTCCataacccccccccctcccacgacactgaaaccctaacccccacgttccccactcctctcccctccccccccccccgctggatctggatcggggcgacgCCCAGCCGACCGTGCCCCGTCCGCTGCCGCTCGAAGACCCTccccctcgccggactgcctcccctgcgacgcgccgtctccgtcctcctcctcacgcaccgctgccccgtgccctacaCCCCGCGATGAGGCCCCGCCTCCCTCCGCTCACCGCGCTCACCTCCCCCTGCCCGCGCACCCTTGCCCGCGCCCCGGGAATCCCGTGCGCTCGCCCAGCTGGCCGTGCCCGGCTGCGCCTGCCGTCTGCCCTGCCACGGCTCCCGCTCCGCTCCGGCCGCGCGCCCCACCTCCACTGCTGCTTGCCGCCTCTGCCTCGCAGCCCCCCCACCGTGCTGTCCGCGACCCGCGCGCCcggctcctccttcgccgccccaACCCCGCCGCTGCATCGCTCCGCCGCGTCCGCGGCCACCTCGCCTTACGCCACCGCCTCCCTTGCTCCGGCcacctcggccatggcctcgcccctctCCTAGCGTCGCCGCTGGCCGTTGGTCGAGCGCGCCCCGCGGCCTCCACCGACCGCCCATGCGCCTGCTGGCCTCGTCGGGTCCagtcgcccgcgccccgccgccggcgccggcgtgcgcgCCCCGCTGCTCCTCCGCCGCCTGGCGCCCGCTGCCGCATCGACGCCCATTCGGGTTGGGCGCCAGTGCCCCTGCGCCCGCTTAGGCCCCAAGGGCTACAGATAGCTGGGCCCGTTCACCCtatacctatgacaaaggggccccagccccagaacgtttaaaaaaacaaaattaaataaataaataaaataaaatattaattaatcaattaattaactaaataattaagataattaattctgtttaaattaactaattaagattaattaacctaataactaattaacctaactaactactgttaattagctaaacagtccgtaacaggtgggacccacctgtcaggttgaccaggtcaacggtcaacgttgactgctgatgtcgTGCTGACGTCAAGCGGATGCAGTAATGCTAATTTCGAATTAATTtagtaataataatttagaaaatgatttaaaactttaagaattaatagaaaataaaccgtagctcagatgaaaatgttttctacatgaaagttgctcaaaacgacgagacgaatccggatacgcagcccgttcgtccgccacacatccctagcatagcgaacacgcaactttccccctccggttcatctgtccgaaaacgcgaaacaccggggatactttcccggatgtttccccccttcgtcggtatcacctcctaccgcgttagggcacacctagcaccgcgcattgtcatgtcatgcaccatcatgcttatgtttgcattatatttattctttcttccccctcttctctcgttagacacctagaccgacgccgctgctacccagtacgactacggtgttgacgacccctccttctcggttgagcttccaggcaagccccccctgatcaccaaatatcgcctattccttctctctactacttgcattagagtagtgtagcatgttactgctttcggttaatcctattctgctgcatagcctgtcattgttgctacagttgttactcttacctgcaatcctaaatgcttagtataggatgctagtatttcatcagtggccctacattcttgtccgtctgccatgctatactaccgggccgtgatcactcgggaggtgatcacgggcatatacttatatacataatgtatgatacaggtggtgactaaagtcgggtcggctcgttgagtacccgcatgtgattctgatgtgggggctgaaaggacaggtggctccatccaggtagtggcgggcctgagttcccgacggcccccgactgttactttgtggcggagcaacagggcaggttgagaccacctaggagagaggtgggcctggccctggtcggcgtccacggttacttcataataacacgcttaacgagatcttggtatttgatctgagttgggtcgttgaccttatacgcactaaccgccacgtgggacaagatatgggcaaccggcatcgtggtatcagccgaagccttcgtgacgtcagcgactgagcggcgcgcgccgggttggaccgcgtaacgcaacttcatttgtaatggaggttgctaggtctgctcaccggccccgtacgcaacatgcaggtgtgcaatgggcgatgggcccagacccctgcgcgcataggatttagaccggcgtgctgacctctctgttgtgcctaggtggggctgcgacgtgttgatcttccgaggccgggcatgacccaggaaagtgtgtccggccaaaggggatcgagcgtgtcgggtaatgtggtgcacccctgcagggaagttgatctatttgaatagccgtgatcctcggtaacaggacgacccagagttgtaccttgaccttatgacaactagaaccagatacttcataaaacacacccttccaagtgccagatacaacccagtgatctctctctcacagggcgacaaggagaggatcgccgggtaggattatgctatgcgatgatacttggtgaacttaccatctactctcttctacatgctgcaagatggaggctgccagaagcgtagtcttcgacaggactagctatccccctcttgttctggcattctgcagttcagtccaccgatattgcccctttacacagatacccatgcatatgtagtgtagatccttgcttgcgagtactttggatgagtactcacagttgctttgctcccccttttcccccttttcctttcttcctggttgtcgcaaccagatgttggagcccaggagccatatgccaccgtcgacgacgactcctactacaccggaggtgcctactactacgtgcaggacgctgacgacgaccaggagtagtttaggaggatcccaggcaggaggcatgcgcctctttcgatctgtatccaagtttgtgctagccttcttaaggcaaacttgtttaacttatgtctgtactcagatattgttgcttccgctgactcgtctatgatcgagcacttgtattcgagacttcgaggcccctggcttgtattatgatgcgtgtatgacttattttattttagagttgtgttgtgatatcttcccgtgagtccctgatcttgatcgtacacgtttgcgtgtatgattagtgtacgattgaatcgggggcgtcacaagttggtatcagagccgactgcctgtaggaatcccccttccacactcctcgGGGGCGTCACAGTGGCGCATGTGGAGTAGGAGGCAGAAGAGAAGATGGAGAAGGTGGTTATTCCGGCCTTACGTTGAGTGTTCAATATGGGGTATATGAAAATACTTGAGTTGAAGAATACCAGGTACTGGAGATAAATGATTGAGGAGACGCATGACTTAAATAAAAAGAGTTGTGAGAATATGAAATGAGGAAATTACTGTTTCTGATTGAGTCTTAATCTAAAGACGACATTTGTATGACGCTTGCATTCACGAATTGAAGAAACTGCTGTCGAACACCTTTGTTGGTTGCAATTATCCTACAAACATCATCATTTCAAAAGTGGCAACACATATTTTATTCTTAAAAAACATATTTATTCCATCTAAAAACATATTTttattccgtggcaacgcacgggcagccaACTAGTATCTATTGAGGACGATCCCACAGGTCCTATTTATTAAGTTGTAATGGCGAGTATCTTGCCTGTGGCATTGGCCGTTTGGCAGCGGACGTGAATTTTTGGGACATGGTGCCACGCGATGCTGTTATCTTGGCCATCCACTTGCGCTTTGATATTACTAATTAATATAGGAGTTTTTGCAATACCATGGCAGCTGCACAATAATACATAGGGATATACAGCCGTGAGTGGGCAATGAAGCtttaaatttaaaaaaatgaagctTTAAATTTGTATGCATGCAGCTTTGTCAGGTGGTTGGGTTTTGGCACTCCCGTACATTCGCAGATGGATTGAATTTAATAGTTGCTGGGTGTCTTGATGGCCTGCATGCCATGTAGAACAATCTTTGCAGCAAATTAAACATAGGCAAGAGAACGTGAATGCACATGTTTCCGTTCCATGACACAtttttaggctggtcatagtggggagtaacttagactagtgtcatgcatatgacactagtctaagttactaccgtcataatgcaaagtaacataatagtagtatcatagatggcttcatttattaatttgtagactcatcttgtcttgggaagcgctatgttacagtaacatactcccttctttccggtttatagggctcaattcaaaaatctcaccaaccaaggtagatggtgagtggtggaatattttttgtagtttgcaaaaacacccaattaatgctcttgtttttctcaaaaaattatgtttaccaatgtattaattgcaatgcatgcatgcataaagtacatgcattgatcaattttctcttaatacttgcatgcaatgatttaatacaccttggaatctgaacatgtgatgggaagcaatcaaattgagccttataaaatggaaaaactaaaaaaattagataagccctataaaccgaaaaggagggagtattatgttaccacctctcattactacttgccacataagcaaaaatttcttggagtgcactatgttactagctaagttactcccactatgaccagccttaagaAAGTTTTTGTCGGAAATGACACattcttactactccctccttttcggtttatagggcttatctcaaaattttagtttttccattttataatgctcaatttgattgctccccatcacatgttcagattccaaggtgtattaaatcattgcatgcaagtattaaaagaaaattgatcaatgcatgtactttatgcatacatgcatgcattacaattaatacattggtaaacataattttttaaggaaaacaagagcattaattgggtgtttttgcaaactacaaaaaatattccaccactcaccatctaccttggttggtgagatttttgaactgagccctataaaccgaaaaggagggagtaatagCAAAGGCAGTGGGGTATTCATATCTTAATGTGTCAATTAATGTGAGTGTGTGCATCTTTACGTTGGGGGCACCATTCATTTAAATGTGATTGCTTAGGGAAATGCTAATTAAAATTTTATAGATAACATATACACAATCATACGGGGCAACAATTTGGCCATTTTCCTCATACTTAGCACTATCATAACATTGTTATGAAATAATGACAAAAGTAAATGACTATTGGACAAAGCTTAGATTAACATATTACGACTACAGTGAGACTACATGTATTACATATTATATCTAGTATAGATATATCACCAATGGAGATTTCCGGTTTATCATGTTATCTAGTCGTGTACGACTCCATGTTTGGATGTGTtctaatttgtttttttttctgcttTGCTCGAGTGTGTTAATCCCCTTTATAAATGAACATAAAATATTGGTGTTGGAGGAGTCTGTGAACTATTCCTAGACACTGGGTGACACATGAACatcaaaggagagagagagagagagagagagagagagagaggaatatgTACTGCAGTACCAATACAATTCTACATCCCAAAAGGAGCTACACATCTTCATGGATGAGTTCTAGCTAGCTATGCACATGAACAAAGTCTCAAGAATTAGAGAAGCAGGATGAGTGAGATAGGAGTTGCGGGATGAATAAAGGATGGCCTGCATGCTGCATTTAAAAGATGCTGGGTGACTTGATGTTCTGTGAGCCATTTACAACAAAATTTGCTGCTCCTAAATGGGTTTGGCCAGGCTGAAAACGTTTCTGCTGGTTGGCTTGTGCGCAGGGGACCGGCAGAGTCATTCAATGCCCTTGTACACAAAGTGCACAAATCACGTGGCAGGGGCTGATAACATCCTCGCGTGGCACCATGTCCACTCGTGATTTATCGGTTTGGCAACAAGCTATTGCATTTGAAGGATCCACAAAAAGAACCCGCAGGTACTATTACGATAGGTGGCTTCAAAATTGGCCGTAGGTGGCTTCGAATCCAATTTGTTAGCTGTTTGCATCTCGGTTAACAAAAATAAGCTTGAATCCCTCCATTCATAGATCAATTTGCTAAAGTTGTTAAAACAATGCCCCGGTAAAAAGGTAGCAGAAGGTCGTTCTTTCTTACTCAAAGTTGCACTCAGGTGCTGCCGTTTTAGAGCTAGGCGATATTCTCTGTATAAGCCAATACCGTATCTGTTCGATATGGACCATTCTATAAGTATAGTCATTTCAGTCTTCCTCAAACAATCTCCAATCTATTGTGCAACGTTCCCTTCGAAACCCACCCCACACAAATACTTCTACCCCTTATCACAGCTCCAATGCCCATGCATCTGTCTCTAGCACAAATCTTTTACTGAATCAGGGAGAACCAACACATGGGCCTCAATTAAAGCTTGCTTGAGAACATCAAAGGATTGCTTTGGCTTGTCCacacaaatggtactcctttcTTTAACAAGTTCGTGAGAGGTCTCCTAATTATGTATGTACAGGATGAATCGCATCTTGACCGAAGCCATGTAGAGCACAAAAAGTGAAGAGAAAGGATTTGTTCACCACTTTAAGCCAAAAGATAGAAATGGAAGTTGTTCCCATAGAATGAGATTAGATCCCGCAAGTGAGCTATTTATACCGAAGCTTACAAGAAGCAAAGTTGAAACGGAAGCTCTCCCACCACAGCATCCAACTCTTCTCTTCCGTAAGCAAAGGGGCTTTCAACGAGATAGGGAGCTGTACAATTTCCATAAGTATAGATAAGCACGAACTCCATTATATCTGGTTTGGGCTTGGGACTTGAAGTCATAGAACCTTCAGATTTGTATATCCATAAGGCAGTGACACTGGTGTGTGTTCAACACATCAAGAACTTGTGAGTTCCAGTTAAGGACGTCAAACGTCAAACTATAAGCTttctcaactactccctccgttcctaaatataagtctttttagagattccactacggactacatacggagtaaaatgagcgaatctacactctaaaacatgtctatatacatccgtatgtagttcttaGTGGAATGTCTAGAAAGAcgtatatttaggaacgaagggagtacatgatATTGCGTCTTACTAATGAATATTCAACTGTTCCATTTCTAAGAAAATAAACATATACATGTAACTTGTACATTCCTATCATTTTATTCTGAAAATGGATAGGTACGTCAACACACGAAATCAATGATCTCGGTATAGTAAACCTGTGGACAGCCTTCATCCTAACAAACTCTTGGGCAACCAATAATTTGCATAGCCTGAAATTTGTAAGTTCCAGGTTCACAAAATTGAATCTGATCTGAAATTAGCAAAAGGAGTTTTCCCTAGCCCATTAAGAAGATGACACGGTAAACAACAACAATGTTCGTGGACTGCAAAGCAACCACTTCAAGACACCTGACAATATTTGCTATAGACATCTACCTATATGAAAGCTAATTTGATCCTTTTGTTATAACATGATTATTTTGGTCAAAATAAAAATTTCACATTGTGGGACAATTTGCATTTCTCAAACATGCATATGGTCTCTGGAGAGATTCGATCATACAGGCAAAATTAACTCGTTATACTGCACAACCACACTAGCGTTAGCAATTTGCAACATTACAACTGCCAGGTACACTTCTACATAGGCAATTAGACAGCACTGACATCTTCAAGCATAAAGCAGACGCCAAAAATACGATGTTCCCAGAACCTATGTTGTGAATTGTGATTAAGCATAAAATTAAGACAAGGCGCGCAAGAGATATTCAACAAACACTATAAATACTAATGAACATTACGTCATAGTGCGAAATAGCATCACCATCTATGCAAAAGATCTGTGTCTTGGATATAATATTTTATCTTAAGGTCATAGCAATATCATGATGTTACAAAAGCAGTGAAGGTTTCAAACCACAAAGTGAACTATTAAAGTTCAATACAATATATGATATACAATACATATCAAAGAATATACTGTGTGTGAAGATGCAATGATGTATTGATGTGCTTCATAACACCAAAGTTGTAAATTATTACCCCCAAAGCCACAAGTATagtaaaaaaaattgaaataactCACAGTTTCCGTGTCAAGGATGATTACAATGGTGGTACATAAGGGAACTTGACAAACATCCCTAGTCAGCCATTTTGTTCAATCGATGAATCATACTCCTGGCAAGACGATTCCCAGGGTCAATCTTCAGAACCAAACGCAGGTCCTCAGCCCCAAGCCTATATTTCTCACTGCTCTCATATAAGAGAGCACGTTGCACTAGCACTGTCACATTGTCCTTATCTTGCTCAAGCACCTGCACAGTACAAACCAGTATAACTAAAAGTGGGGAGATCTACTATTAGGTAGAGGTGCCATTGTAATACCTTCGAACAGTCAGCAATAGCCTTCTTGTACTCGCCGACCTCCTTGTAGGACGAGGCCCTTGATGACAACACCTCTGCAATACCAGCATTTTTCCCAGTCTTCTCGATGAGCAGAACAGCCCAAGACAACCATTTGATAGCATCAGCATACTGCCCACCCTTGTAATTATCCATTCCTTTTGCCTTAGCAGCAGATGCCGTCAACCCAGACGGTGGTGGCGGTAATCCCTCCAGCTCTGTGGTTGTGCCACTGCTATCACCACCACCAACATACTCCGACTCCACGTCCACCCAACCATCCATCTCACCAAACATGTCACCGCCACCATTACTCGCCGCAGAAGCAGTTGGTGCAGATGCGGACGAAGGAAACAGCGTGTCAAAATGATCCACGCCAGAGTTCACCGCTGCAGAAACAGGCGCTGGAGCGGGTGCAGGCGGAGGCGTAACATTGGAAGGCTTCGTGGCACCAGAACTCTGGAAGCCACTGGATCCAGCGCCGGCTTTCTGGAAACTACTGAATCCAGCGTTGGCGCCCGAACTCACGCCCTGAAACACGCCAAATCCCTGATCCAATTTGGCCGAACCTGCCTGCTTTGCAGCATTCATAGACCCAGGCTTCGCCGCGAAGGGATCTATGGAGCCGAACGGATCCTTCTTCTGCGCCATGGGCTGTGACGCGGTCGCCGGCGCCATGCCCGCCGGCTTCATTGGCCGGCCACCAACCCCATAACTACCAGAAGCTATCGGTGCCCCGGTGGTTTTCGGGAGCGTGCTTGCCATACCGCCCATCGAGAAGGAAGAGCTGTTGGTCCTAGGATTAGCGCTTGAAGGCTTGGAGGGCTGGGCCGCTGCTGATCTGAGGGGCGCGTTGGACTGGGCTCGGGTGGATCCAAGCGCCGGCCCGAGGAGGTCGCTGAAGAGGTTGGGGTTGTTGGACTGAGGGAAGCCGATGCCGGAGGAGGGCGCAGTGGCGGACCAGCTCCGGCCGGAGATGTCGCCGACCATGGACACAGGCCCGGATCCGAGCGCCGCGGCCGCAGACGGGGATGGCTGATGAGTCCAGGACGTCTTCACCGGCTGGTGTGACCATGTGTTTGTGGTGGTTGGCCTCGGTGAAGGGTTGGTGGCGCCGCCTGGCCTCTGGTCGCGGAGGGGGCGGGAGGTGGAGGAGCGGGAGGGGTTGGCCCCGAAGTCAAACTGGTAGGAGTCGAAGGAGGTTGTGATGGGACGGGAGGAGGACCGGTCGCCGGAGTAGGAGTTCATTGTGGCCGGAGACGGGAAAGATCTGCGAGGAGAGGAGAGACGAGGCGATGGGGGTGGCTCTCtgtcttattttttttatttttgttcttttctgGTGCTTCGTTATTTCAGTGGAAGCTGCGGTGGGAGCATTATAGTGCCAGGAAGTGCGTTGTCGGGCCTGGTTGGGCCTTGCTTTATCTTATGGTAGGTAGCTAAGGTAGGTAGTTAAAGCGCGTGAACCAGGGTGACCGGCACCCGGGCTGGGCCGTAAATGCAACTAATTTTCACTCTTTTTTCTCTTATATTTTTTTAAGACCACTTGAGCTTACTCCTACCCATTAAAAAAACTTAAACTTATTTCCTCTCTGGTTAAATGATGATGTAATTATTATTGCGTTCCAATAAAGATAGAAGATCTTTGTCAAGAAAAGAGAGTGAGCATATCCACTATG
Proteins encoded:
- the LOC123097520 gene encoding mucin-5AC, whose amino-acid sequence is MNSYSGDRSSSRPITTSFDSYQFDFGANPSRSSTSRPLRDQRPGGATNPSPRPTTTNTWSHQPVKTSWTHQPSPSAAAALGSGPVSMVGDISGRSWSATAPSSGIGFPQSNNPNLFSDLLGPALGSTRAQSNAPLRSAAAQPSKPSSANPRTNSSSFSMGGMASTLPKTTGAPIASGSYGVGGRPMKPAGMAPATASQPMAQKKDPFGSIDPFAAKPGSMNAAKQAGSAKLDQGFGVFQGVSSGANAGFSSFQKAGAGSSGFQSSGATKPSNVTPPPAPAPAPVSAAVNSGVDHFDTLFPSSASAPTASAASNGGGDMFGEMDGWVDVESEYVGGGDSSGTTTELEGLPPPPSGLTASAAKAKGMDNYKGGQYADAIKWLSWAVLLIEKTGKNAGIAEVLSSRASSYKEVGEYKKAIADCSKVLEQDKDNVTVLVQRALLYESSEKYRLGAEDLRLVLKIDPGNRLARSMIHRLNKMAD